The DNA segment CCCGGCCATCATATCGCCAATCATTGCTCCAAGAAACGTTCCCAGCAACATGCCGATCGGAGTGAATACAATTCCGACTACCATGCCGATCATACTGCCAATTATTCCCTGACGAGTAGCGCCGAATTTTTTTCCTGTCCACAGAGGAATTAAATAATCAAGTGCTAAAACGATTACGGTCAATATTCCAAAAACGATCAAGGTACTTGTGGCAAATGGACGATTTGCCCATACCATACACCACATAGCAAGATAATTCAAAGGATGACCCGGTAAACCGGGAACAATACTTCCTATAAATCCTACAATACAAAGTAGAATGGCAATTATAATCAGGACTGTTTCCATGTTTTTTTAGTGAAAAACAAAAGTAGAACAATTCATAATGGGTATTTCATGATTACAGCAAAAAAAGACCTTACATTTACAGAAAAATAGAACAATGATACTTTCAAAATTGCTTTTCCTGAATCTTGGCGGAGGCGAAATATTTGTAATCCTGCTAGTCGTACTTCTTTTCTTTGGTTCAAAGAGAATTCCGGAACTTGCAAAAGGCCTGGGTAAAGGAATGCGTGAATTCAAAGACGCTATGTCAGGGATCGAAAACGAAGTCCGGAATGCTGCAAGTGATACACCTTCCCCTGCAAAAAAACCGGAGAATATTATTTCTAAAACGGATACGGAATCGCCTGCACAAAATGAATACAATCAACAAACTCCACCGGCTGATGGTCCACCGTTGACTCAATCTAAGACTGAGAATCCGGCGGCAAAGAATTTGTAATTCCGTATTAAAATTTCTCCAAAACCTCCTCCAGAGAAAGCGCATTAAATGTCATTGCCCGGGTCAATCCACCTTTGCGTGCAACACCAACACCAAAATGCATATCATGATAACCTTCTTTTCTGTGTGCATCGGGATTGATTGAGATCATTACATTTTTTTCTAATGCATATTGAATCCATCTCCAGTCGATATCTAACCGATATGGATTTGCATTCAATTCAATGACGACATTATTCGCAGCACATGCATCAATGATTTTCTTATGATCGATCGGATACCCGGGGCGCGATAGAAGTAATCTTCCTGTCGGATGCCCAAGAATAGTTGTGTATGGATTTTCAATTGCTTTGATAAGTCTTGCTGTAGCTTTTGGTTCTTCCATTCTTAAATTGGAATGAATGGAAGCAACAATAAAATCAAACGACTTCAATACATCTTCTGAATAATCGAGTTCTCCGCTCGATAAAATATCGGACTCGATTCCTTTTAAGATCCGGAAAGGAGCAAGAGTTTTATTCAGCTTGTCAATTTCTGCATGTTGTAAAATAATTTTTTCTTCACTAAGTCCATTTGCATAAAAGGCACTCTTGCTATGATCACAAATCCCCAGATATTCATAACCAAGTTCCTTGCAATAAACTGCCATGTCTTTCAAAGTGTCGTTCCCGTCACTGTATGTTGAATGATTATGGAGTATCCCTTTCAGATCCGTTTCTTCAATGAGATCATCAAAATCATTTTTATTCAACAGGTCGAATTC comes from the Bacteroidota bacterium genome and includes:
- a CDS encoding twin-arginine translocase TatA/TatE family subunit; translated protein: MILSKLLFLNLGGGEIFVILLVVLLFFGSKRIPELAKGLGKGMREFKDAMSGIENEVRNAASDTPSPAKKPENIISKTDTESPAQNEYNQQTPPADGPPLTQSKTENPAAKNL
- a CDS encoding DUF456 domain-containing protein, with product METVLIIIAILLCIVGFIGSIVPGLPGHPLNYLAMWCMVWANRPFATSTLIVFGILTVIVLALDYLIPLWTGKKFGATRQGIIGSMIGMVVGIVFTPIGMLLGTFLGAMIGDMMAGKTTSQATRSGIATFMGTIISIGFKVALSGIMTFMIIYKLVVHA